In Mytilus trossulus isolate FHL-02 chromosome 6, PNRI_Mtr1.1.1.hap1, whole genome shotgun sequence, a single window of DNA contains:
- the LOC134721711 gene encoding serine/threonine-protein kinase Nek11-like isoform X4: MSFKQNNTKEKKKARIYCNRYETIKRLGKGNFGTAFLVRDRRLKTRVAEGESDLKVLKEISVGELAPDETVDAVNEAKVLSKLNHPGIVKFHDSFIDGESFCIVTEYCEGGDLDAKINELAKSKKSLEEKTILDWFVQLVLAVHYMHTRRILHRDLKSRNIFLKGNMVKIGDFGISKILMGTADLASTFTGTPYYMSPEVLKHEGYNSKSDVWSIGCILYEMCTLSHAFDGKSLMAVMYKIVEGDPPKLPDTYSSEISRLLNIMLQRDPEKRPSATDLLKETLLASHIAKMSKDYQSRHTDHATKDAEEIAKLLKQKSRLKDLQEKEEDQKWKNLPPRERMRIRKQQQADQEAERLRESAKLQLSENIQRKNQIQKTLHMQSVPAWAGGSGEGEKFREALTVVREDDKTIKPSIPDNPEVADTFYSQYEDFDKSSDSDEEMGTVIHRNSEQGTIVPNSISTTVGEEGQFYELLKDVLDKGEDAESTLTFQEDHEAGAFGPVVREQKIKNLRAECQKYLGEEAFEKAYTYLKKARYEKQNSLDSAEEDIMQGLRKFVKNPSDCFLVDQLLFLEEQAKISKG; encoded by the exons GAAAGTTTTAAAGGAGATATCTGTAGGAGAGCTAGCTCCTGATGAAACTGTAGATGCAGTAAATGAAGCTAAAGTCTTGTCTAAACTGAATCACCCAGGGATTGTTAAATTCCATGACAGTTTTATAGATGGAGAATCATTCTGTATTGTAACAGAATACTGTGAG ggTGGTGATTTAGAtgctaaaataaatgaattagccAAGTCAAAGAAAAGCTTAGAAGAGAAAACAATATTAGATTGGTTTGTACAGTTAGTGTTAGCTGTGCACTATATGCATACAAGAAGAATTCTACATAGAGATCTTAAATCAAG GAATATCTTTTTGAAAGGAAATATGGTAAAAATAGGAGATTTTGGTATATCTAAAATCTTAATGGGAACAGCTGACCTTGCCTCTACCTTTACAGGGACACCATATTATATGAGTCCTGAGGTTCTTAAGCATGAAGGTTACAACTCTAAATCTGATGTTTG GTCCATAGGTTGTATATTATATGAGATGTGTACTTTATCCCATGCCTTTGATGGGAAGAGTTTGATGGCTGTAATGTATAAAATTGTGGAGGGAGATCCTCCTAAACTACCAGATACATATTCAAGTGAAATTAGCAGGCTATTAAATAT AATGTTACAGAGAGATCCAGAGAAAAGACCATCAGCAACAgatttattaaaagaaacattATTAGCCAGTCATATTGCT AAAATGTCCAAAGACTATCAATCTAGACATACAGATCATGCTACTAAAGATGCTGAAGAAATCGCTAAATTACT AAAGCAAAAATCAAGACTGAAAGATTTACAAGAGAAGGAAGAAGATCAGAAATGGAAGAACTTACCTCCGAGAGAAAGAATGAGGATCAGAAAACAACAGCAAGCTGACCAAGAAGCTGAAAGATTAAG GGAATCTGCCAAATTACAGCTGTctgaaaatatacaaagaaaaaacCAGATTCAGAAAACCTTACACATGCAATCA GTACCAGCATGGGCTGGTGGCTCAGGAGAAGGAGAGAAATTCAGAGAGGCATTAACGGTCGTCCGTGAAGATGACAAGACCATTAAACCAA GTATACCTGACAATCCAGAAGTAGCAGATACATTTTATTCTCAATATGAAGATTTTGATAAATCATCAGATTCTGATGAAGAGATGGGAACTGTCATACACAGAAACTCAGAACAGGGTACAATTGTGCCTAACTCAATATCTACCACTGTCGGAGAGGAAGGCCAGTTCTATGAACTTTTAAAGGATGTCCTTGATAAAGGAGAGGATGCAG AATCCACCCTGACATTTCAAGAGGATCATGAAGCAGGAGCATTTGGACCTGTTGTTAGAGagcagaaaataaaaaatctcagGGC TGAATGTCAAAAATATCTTGGAGAAGAAGCATTTGAAAAGGCATATACCTACCTGAAGAAAGCaagatatgaaaaacaaaattcccTGGATTCAGCTGAAGAAGACATTATGCAAGGACtaagaaaatttgttaaaaatcccAGTGATTGTTTCTTAGTGGACCAATTGTTATTTTTAGAGGAACAAGCAAAAATAAGTAAAGGatga
- the LOC134721711 gene encoding serine/threonine-protein kinase Nek11-like isoform X2 has protein sequence MSFKQNNTKEKKKARIYCNRYETIKRLGKGNFGTAFLVRDRRLKTRVAEGESDLKVLKEISVGELAPDETVDAVNEAKVLSKLNHPGIVKFHDSFIDGESFCIVTEYCEGGDLDAKINELAKSKKSLEEKTILDWFVQLVLAVHYMHTRRILHRDLKSRNIFLKGNMVKIGDFGISKILMGTADLASTFTGTPYYMSPEVLKHEGYNSKSDVWSIGCILYEMCTLSHAFDGKSLMAVMYKIVEGDPPKLPDTYSSEISRLLNIMLQRDPEKRPSATDLLKETLLASHIAKMSKDYQSRHTDHATKDAEEIAKLLKQKSRLKDLQEKEEDQKWKNLPPRERMRIRKQQQADQEAERLRESAKLQLSENIQRKNQIQKTLHMQSVPAWAGGSGEGEKFREALTVVREDDKTIKPMFIQHEITESSDEEGETIKSRTLTGAEIHHTLLNFKPEDRPITPLRDKMIYDLANSSLDFKDGIPDNPEVADTFYSQYEDFDKSSDSDEEMGTVIHRNSEQGTIVPNSISTTVGEEGQFYELLKDVLDKGEDAESTLTFQEDHEAGAFGPVVREQKIKNLRAECQKYLGEEAFEKAYTYLKKARYEKQNSLDSAEEDIMQGLRKFVKNPSDCFLVDQLLFLEEQAKISKG, from the exons GAAAGTTTTAAAGGAGATATCTGTAGGAGAGCTAGCTCCTGATGAAACTGTAGATGCAGTAAATGAAGCTAAAGTCTTGTCTAAACTGAATCACCCAGGGATTGTTAAATTCCATGACAGTTTTATAGATGGAGAATCATTCTGTATTGTAACAGAATACTGTGAG ggTGGTGATTTAGAtgctaaaataaatgaattagccAAGTCAAAGAAAAGCTTAGAAGAGAAAACAATATTAGATTGGTTTGTACAGTTAGTGTTAGCTGTGCACTATATGCATACAAGAAGAATTCTACATAGAGATCTTAAATCAAG GAATATCTTTTTGAAAGGAAATATGGTAAAAATAGGAGATTTTGGTATATCTAAAATCTTAATGGGAACAGCTGACCTTGCCTCTACCTTTACAGGGACACCATATTATATGAGTCCTGAGGTTCTTAAGCATGAAGGTTACAACTCTAAATCTGATGTTTG GTCCATAGGTTGTATATTATATGAGATGTGTACTTTATCCCATGCCTTTGATGGGAAGAGTTTGATGGCTGTAATGTATAAAATTGTGGAGGGAGATCCTCCTAAACTACCAGATACATATTCAAGTGAAATTAGCAGGCTATTAAATAT AATGTTACAGAGAGATCCAGAGAAAAGACCATCAGCAACAgatttattaaaagaaacattATTAGCCAGTCATATTGCT AAAATGTCCAAAGACTATCAATCTAGACATACAGATCATGCTACTAAAGATGCTGAAGAAATCGCTAAATTACT AAAGCAAAAATCAAGACTGAAAGATTTACAAGAGAAGGAAGAAGATCAGAAATGGAAGAACTTACCTCCGAGAGAAAGAATGAGGATCAGAAAACAACAGCAAGCTGACCAAGAAGCTGAAAGATTAAG GGAATCTGCCAAATTACAGCTGTctgaaaatatacaaagaaaaaacCAGATTCAGAAAACCTTACACATGCAATCA GTACCAGCATGGGCTGGTGGCTCAGGAGAAGGAGAGAAATTCAGAGAGGCATTAACGGTCGTCCGTGAAGATGACAAGACCATTAAACCAA TGTTTATTCAGCATGAAATAACAGAATCCAGTGACGAAGAAGGGGAGACAATCAAATCACGAACATTAACTGGTGCTGAGATACACCATACTTTACTGAACTTTAAACCTGAAGACCGACCCATTACACCGCTAAGAGACAAGATGATATATGATCTCGCCAATTCTTCTTTAGATTTTAAAGATG GTATACCTGACAATCCAGAAGTAGCAGATACATTTTATTCTCAATATGAAGATTTTGATAAATCATCAGATTCTGATGAAGAGATGGGAACTGTCATACACAGAAACTCAGAACAGGGTACAATTGTGCCTAACTCAATATCTACCACTGTCGGAGAGGAAGGCCAGTTCTATGAACTTTTAAAGGATGTCCTTGATAAAGGAGAGGATGCAG AATCCACCCTGACATTTCAAGAGGATCATGAAGCAGGAGCATTTGGACCTGTTGTTAGAGagcagaaaataaaaaatctcagGGC TGAATGTCAAAAATATCTTGGAGAAGAAGCATTTGAAAAGGCATATACCTACCTGAAGAAAGCaagatatgaaaaacaaaattcccTGGATTCAGCTGAAGAAGACATTATGCAAGGACtaagaaaatttgttaaaaatcccAGTGATTGTTTCTTAGTGGACCAATTGTTATTTTTAGAGGAACAAGCAAAAATAAGTAAAGGatga
- the LOC134721711 gene encoding serine/threonine-protein kinase Nek11-like isoform X3: MSFKQNNTKEKKKARIYCNRYETIKRLGKGNFGTAFLVRDRRLKTRVAEGESDLKVLKEISVGELAPDETVDAVNEAKVLSKLNHPGIVKFHDSFIDGESFCIVTEYCEGGDLDAKINELAKSKKSLEEKTILDWFVQLVLAVHYMHTRRILHRDLKSRNIFLKGNMVKIGDFGISKILMGTADLASTFTGTPYYMSPEVLKHEGYNSKSDVWSIGCILYEMCTLSHAFDGKSLMAVMYKIVEGDPPKLPDTYSSEISRLLNIMLQRDPEKRPSATDLLKETLLASHIAKMSKDYQSRHTDHATKDAEEIAKLLKQKSRLKDLQEKEEDQKWKNLPPRERMRIRKQQQADQEAERLRESAKLQLSENIQRKNQIQKTLHMQSVPAWAGGSGEGEKFREALTVVREDDKTIKPSKDFGTRSAPCIPDNPEVADTFYSQYEDFDKSSDSDEEMGTVIHRNSEQGTIVPNSISTTVGEEGQFYELLKDVLDKGEDAESTLTFQEDHEAGAFGPVVREQKIKNLRAECQKYLGEEAFEKAYTYLKKARYEKQNSLDSAEEDIMQGLRKFVKNPSDCFLVDQLLFLEEQAKISKG; the protein is encoded by the exons GAAAGTTTTAAAGGAGATATCTGTAGGAGAGCTAGCTCCTGATGAAACTGTAGATGCAGTAAATGAAGCTAAAGTCTTGTCTAAACTGAATCACCCAGGGATTGTTAAATTCCATGACAGTTTTATAGATGGAGAATCATTCTGTATTGTAACAGAATACTGTGAG ggTGGTGATTTAGAtgctaaaataaatgaattagccAAGTCAAAGAAAAGCTTAGAAGAGAAAACAATATTAGATTGGTTTGTACAGTTAGTGTTAGCTGTGCACTATATGCATACAAGAAGAATTCTACATAGAGATCTTAAATCAAG GAATATCTTTTTGAAAGGAAATATGGTAAAAATAGGAGATTTTGGTATATCTAAAATCTTAATGGGAACAGCTGACCTTGCCTCTACCTTTACAGGGACACCATATTATATGAGTCCTGAGGTTCTTAAGCATGAAGGTTACAACTCTAAATCTGATGTTTG GTCCATAGGTTGTATATTATATGAGATGTGTACTTTATCCCATGCCTTTGATGGGAAGAGTTTGATGGCTGTAATGTATAAAATTGTGGAGGGAGATCCTCCTAAACTACCAGATACATATTCAAGTGAAATTAGCAGGCTATTAAATAT AATGTTACAGAGAGATCCAGAGAAAAGACCATCAGCAACAgatttattaaaagaaacattATTAGCCAGTCATATTGCT AAAATGTCCAAAGACTATCAATCTAGACATACAGATCATGCTACTAAAGATGCTGAAGAAATCGCTAAATTACT AAAGCAAAAATCAAGACTGAAAGATTTACAAGAGAAGGAAGAAGATCAGAAATGGAAGAACTTACCTCCGAGAGAAAGAATGAGGATCAGAAAACAACAGCAAGCTGACCAAGAAGCTGAAAGATTAAG GGAATCTGCCAAATTACAGCTGTctgaaaatatacaaagaaaaaacCAGATTCAGAAAACCTTACACATGCAATCA GTACCAGCATGGGCTGGTGGCTCAGGAGAAGGAGAGAAATTCAGAGAGGCATTAACGGTCGTCCGTGAAGATGACAAGACCATTAAACCAAGTAAAGACTTTGGAACTAGATCTGCACCAT GTATACCTGACAATCCAGAAGTAGCAGATACATTTTATTCTCAATATGAAGATTTTGATAAATCATCAGATTCTGATGAAGAGATGGGAACTGTCATACACAGAAACTCAGAACAGGGTACAATTGTGCCTAACTCAATATCTACCACTGTCGGAGAGGAAGGCCAGTTCTATGAACTTTTAAAGGATGTCCTTGATAAAGGAGAGGATGCAG AATCCACCCTGACATTTCAAGAGGATCATGAAGCAGGAGCATTTGGACCTGTTGTTAGAGagcagaaaataaaaaatctcagGGC TGAATGTCAAAAATATCTTGGAGAAGAAGCATTTGAAAAGGCATATACCTACCTGAAGAAAGCaagatatgaaaaacaaaattcccTGGATTCAGCTGAAGAAGACATTATGCAAGGACtaagaaaatttgttaaaaatcccAGTGATTGTTTCTTAGTGGACCAATTGTTATTTTTAGAGGAACAAGCAAAAATAAGTAAAGGatga
- the LOC134721711 gene encoding serine/threonine-protein kinase Nek11-like isoform X1, which yields MSFKQNNTKEKKKARIYCNRYETIKRLGKGNFGTAFLVRDRRLKTRVAEGESDLKVLKEISVGELAPDETVDAVNEAKVLSKLNHPGIVKFHDSFIDGESFCIVTEYCEGGDLDAKINELAKSKKSLEEKTILDWFVQLVLAVHYMHTRRILHRDLKSRNIFLKGNMVKIGDFGISKILMGTADLASTFTGTPYYMSPEVLKHEGYNSKSDVWSIGCILYEMCTLSHAFDGKSLMAVMYKIVEGDPPKLPDTYSSEISRLLNIMLQRDPEKRPSATDLLKETLLASHIAKMSKDYQSRHTDHATKDAEEIAKLLKQKSRLKDLQEKEEDQKWKNLPPRERMRIRKQQQADQEAERLRESAKLQLSENIQRKNQIQKTLHMQSVPAWAGGSGEGEKFREALTVVREDDKTIKPSKDFGTRSAPLFIQHEITESSDEEGETIKSRTLTGAEIHHTLLNFKPEDRPITPLRDKMIYDLANSSLDFKDGIPDNPEVADTFYSQYEDFDKSSDSDEEMGTVIHRNSEQGTIVPNSISTTVGEEGQFYELLKDVLDKGEDAESTLTFQEDHEAGAFGPVVREQKIKNLRAECQKYLGEEAFEKAYTYLKKARYEKQNSLDSAEEDIMQGLRKFVKNPSDCFLVDQLLFLEEQAKISKG from the exons GAAAGTTTTAAAGGAGATATCTGTAGGAGAGCTAGCTCCTGATGAAACTGTAGATGCAGTAAATGAAGCTAAAGTCTTGTCTAAACTGAATCACCCAGGGATTGTTAAATTCCATGACAGTTTTATAGATGGAGAATCATTCTGTATTGTAACAGAATACTGTGAG ggTGGTGATTTAGAtgctaaaataaatgaattagccAAGTCAAAGAAAAGCTTAGAAGAGAAAACAATATTAGATTGGTTTGTACAGTTAGTGTTAGCTGTGCACTATATGCATACAAGAAGAATTCTACATAGAGATCTTAAATCAAG GAATATCTTTTTGAAAGGAAATATGGTAAAAATAGGAGATTTTGGTATATCTAAAATCTTAATGGGAACAGCTGACCTTGCCTCTACCTTTACAGGGACACCATATTATATGAGTCCTGAGGTTCTTAAGCATGAAGGTTACAACTCTAAATCTGATGTTTG GTCCATAGGTTGTATATTATATGAGATGTGTACTTTATCCCATGCCTTTGATGGGAAGAGTTTGATGGCTGTAATGTATAAAATTGTGGAGGGAGATCCTCCTAAACTACCAGATACATATTCAAGTGAAATTAGCAGGCTATTAAATAT AATGTTACAGAGAGATCCAGAGAAAAGACCATCAGCAACAgatttattaaaagaaacattATTAGCCAGTCATATTGCT AAAATGTCCAAAGACTATCAATCTAGACATACAGATCATGCTACTAAAGATGCTGAAGAAATCGCTAAATTACT AAAGCAAAAATCAAGACTGAAAGATTTACAAGAGAAGGAAGAAGATCAGAAATGGAAGAACTTACCTCCGAGAGAAAGAATGAGGATCAGAAAACAACAGCAAGCTGACCAAGAAGCTGAAAGATTAAG GGAATCTGCCAAATTACAGCTGTctgaaaatatacaaagaaaaaacCAGATTCAGAAAACCTTACACATGCAATCA GTACCAGCATGGGCTGGTGGCTCAGGAGAAGGAGAGAAATTCAGAGAGGCATTAACGGTCGTCCGTGAAGATGACAAGACCATTAAACCAAGTAAAGACTTTGGAACTAGATCTGCACCAT TGTTTATTCAGCATGAAATAACAGAATCCAGTGACGAAGAAGGGGAGACAATCAAATCACGAACATTAACTGGTGCTGAGATACACCATACTTTACTGAACTTTAAACCTGAAGACCGACCCATTACACCGCTAAGAGACAAGATGATATATGATCTCGCCAATTCTTCTTTAGATTTTAAAGATG GTATACCTGACAATCCAGAAGTAGCAGATACATTTTATTCTCAATATGAAGATTTTGATAAATCATCAGATTCTGATGAAGAGATGGGAACTGTCATACACAGAAACTCAGAACAGGGTACAATTGTGCCTAACTCAATATCTACCACTGTCGGAGAGGAAGGCCAGTTCTATGAACTTTTAAAGGATGTCCTTGATAAAGGAGAGGATGCAG AATCCACCCTGACATTTCAAGAGGATCATGAAGCAGGAGCATTTGGACCTGTTGTTAGAGagcagaaaataaaaaatctcagGGC TGAATGTCAAAAATATCTTGGAGAAGAAGCATTTGAAAAGGCATATACCTACCTGAAGAAAGCaagatatgaaaaacaaaattcccTGGATTCAGCTGAAGAAGACATTATGCAAGGACtaagaaaatttgttaaaaatcccAGTGATTGTTTCTTAGTGGACCAATTGTTATTTTTAGAGGAACAAGCAAAAATAAGTAAAGGatga